A genomic window from Vagococcus sp. CY52-2 includes:
- the smpB gene encoding SsrA-binding protein SmpB yields the protein MPKGEGNLIAQNRKARHDYAVFETFEAGIVLQGTEIKSIRQRRVNLKDGFARVRNGEAYLMNVHISPYEQGNIFNHDPLRTRKLLLHKKQIIKIETEMKNPGVTLIPLKLYIKDGFAKVLLGLAKGKKQYDKREDLKRKDMNREINRALRDKQRTF from the coding sequence ATGCCTAAAGGTGAAGGAAATTTAATTGCTCAAAATCGTAAGGCTCGTCATGATTATGCAGTATTTGAGACTTTTGAGGCTGGTATTGTGCTTCAAGGAACCGAAATAAAATCCATTAGACAACGCCGTGTTAACTTAAAAGATGGTTTTGCTAGAGTTCGTAATGGTGAAGCCTATTTAATGAATGTTCATATCAGTCCTTATGAACAAGGGAATATTTTTAATCATGACCCATTAAGAACACGGAAATTATTACTTCATAAAAAACAAATCATCAAAATTGAAACAGAAATGAAAAATCCCGGTGTGACGTTGATTCCGTTGAAGCTATACATTAAAGATGGTTTTGCTAAAGTGTTACTAGGGTTAGCAAAAGGGAAAAAGCAATATGATAAACGAGAAGATTTAAAACGAAAAGATATGAACCGTGAAATTAACCGAGCTTTGAGAGACAAACAACGTACATTTTAG
- the atpB gene encoding F0F1 ATP synthase subunit A — protein sequence MEEKSWLFTIGGLTFDGTVVSMTILTCLIVFGLVYFCTRNLKLKPTGKQNVMEALVDFVRGIVGDNVEKNEVKEYHLLAFTFFMFVLVSNTLGLITKVTLFPSDVSLWKSPTADPTVTLTLAFIAIILANYYGVKKQGVKGYFVNSYMKPVGFLLPIKLIEEFTNVLTLGLRLYGNIFAGEVLLSLIAGLGSSSPTKFILALPLEVIWQAFSLFIGGIQAFIFATLLMVYISHKVEVEEV from the coding sequence GTGGAAGAAAAATCCTGGTTGTTTACCATTGGAGGTTTAACATTTGATGGAACGGTCGTAAGTATGACTATATTAACTTGTTTGATTGTCTTTGGATTAGTGTATTTTTGTACACGAAACTTAAAGCTTAAACCTACTGGTAAACAAAATGTCATGGAAGCACTTGTTGACTTTGTTCGTGGTATCGTAGGTGATAACGTTGAGAAGAACGAAGTAAAAGAGTACCATTTATTGGCATTTACTTTTTTCATGTTTGTGCTAGTATCAAATACTTTAGGACTCATTACAAAAGTGACTTTATTCCCAAGTGATGTATCATTATGGAAGAGCCCAACCGCTGATCCAACCGTAACTTTGACACTCGCATTTATTGCGATTATTTTGGCTAATTATTATGGGGTCAAAAAACAAGGTGTTAAAGGTTACTTTGTTAATAGTTATATGAAACCAGTCGGCTTTTTATTACCAATCAAGTTAATAGAAGAATTTACTAATGTATTAACACTTGGTTTACGTCTTTACGGTAATATTTTTGCAGGTGAAGTGTTACTATCGTTAATTGCAGGGTTAGGATCAAGTAGTCCAACGAAATTTATTTTGGCTCTGCCACTTGAAGTGATATGGCAAGCCTTCTCGCTTTTCATTGGTGGAATTCAAGCATTTATTTTCGCTACTTTATTGATGGTTTATATCTCACATAAAGTAGAAGTAGAAGAAGTATAA
- the atpE gene encoding ATP synthase F0 subunit C, producing MQYIAAAIAVLGASIGAGYGNGKVISKTLESMARQPELSGQLRSTMFIGVALIEAIPIIGVVIALLLLFK from the coding sequence ATGCAATATATTGCAGCAGCTATCGCAGTTTTAGGAGCTTCTATCGGAGCAGGTTATGGTAATGGTAAAGTTATCTCTAAAACATTAGAATCAATGGCACGTCAACCAGAATTATCAGGTCAATTAAGAAGTACTATGTTTATTGGGGTTGCCTTAATTGAAGCGATTCCTATCATTGGTGTCGTTATTGCCTTATTATTATTATTTAAATAA
- the atpF gene encoding F0F1 ATP synthase subunit B: MMNQLVIASSGQTTFSTILFVSVSFLVLLLALKKFAWGPLTKMLDERENKIAGDIDSAEQSKIDAANLAKQREVELKEARTEAQSIIAQAKDVAENNAHAIIVEAQEHATRMKKQAKEDLRLERERLLADAKKEVADLSVEIASKILKKELSASAHQELVQSSIDKLGVDDNE, encoded by the coding sequence ATGATGAATCAATTAGTGATTGCAAGTTCTGGACAAACAACGTTTAGTACCATTTTATTTGTCTCTGTTTCATTTCTTGTATTGTTATTAGCGTTAAAGAAATTTGCTTGGGGACCTCTAACAAAGATGTTAGACGAACGAGAAAACAAAATAGCTGGCGATATTGATAGTGCAGAACAATCAAAAATAGACGCTGCTAATTTAGCCAAACAAAGAGAAGTGGAATTAAAAGAAGCTCGTACTGAAGCACAAAGTATTATTGCTCAAGCAAAAGATGTTGCTGAGAATAATGCTCATGCGATTATTGTAGAAGCTCAAGAACATGCAACAAGAATGAAAAAACAAGCCAAAGAAGATTTACGTCTTGAAAGAGAACGTTTATTGGCGGATGCTAAAAAAGAAGTCGCAGACTTATCTGTTGAAATTGCTTCTAAAATACTTAAAAAGGAATTGTCAGCTAGTGCTCATCAAGAGTTGGTTCAATCAAGTATTGATAAGCTAGGAGTTGATGACAATGAATAA
- the atpH gene encoding ATP synthase F1 subunit delta, with protein MNKKFSVARTYGKALFTEATQLNMINEIYQELLQLREVYHEVPDLGDILSDDRLSIFEKVNIVKDLENSFSDTLAKFIHTVYDYGRMNEMLDIIDEYEHLYYDQFGIIVVNVTTAVALSLEQRHDLEKRLAKQFHANKVVLRPKLDPSIMGGMIVESEHRIIDQSVRTELNNIHAKLLA; from the coding sequence ATGAATAAGAAATTTAGTGTCGCAAGAACTTATGGTAAAGCGTTATTTACCGAAGCAACTCAATTAAATATGATAAATGAAATCTACCAAGAGTTATTACAACTTAGAGAAGTTTATCATGAAGTACCAGATTTAGGCGATATACTATCAGATGATCGTTTATCCATTTTTGAAAAAGTGAATATTGTAAAAGATTTAGAAAATAGTTTTAGTGATACATTGGCCAAATTTATTCATACGGTTTATGATTATGGTCGTATGAATGAAATGCTTGATATTATTGATGAGTATGAGCATCTTTATTATGATCAATTTGGTATCATTGTAGTAAATGTAACCACAGCTGTTGCATTATCACTTGAACAAAGACATGACTTAGAAAAACGTTTGGCAAAACAATTTCATGCAAATAAAGTTGTTTTACGACCAAAATTAGACCCAAGCATAATGGGTGGAATGATTGTCGAATCAGAACATCGAATCATTGATCAAAGTGTGAGAACAGAATTAAATAATATTCATGCTAAATTATTGGCTTGA
- the atpA gene encoding F0F1 ATP synthase subunit alpha gives MSIKAEEISSHIKQQLAKYEESLTVDEVGTVSYVGDGIARAYGLENAMSGELLEFDNGVYGMAQNLENDSVGIIILGDFEQIREGDKVKRTRRIMEVPVGEALIGRVVNPLGQPIDGMGEITTTKTRPIEAAAPGVMARKSVSEPLQTGWKAIDALVPIGRGQRELIIGDRKTGKTTIAIDTILNQKDQDMICIYVAIGQKESTVRNQVEILKKYGAMDYTIVVSASASQPAPLLYLAPYAGASMGEEFMYNGKHVLVVYDDLSKQAAAYREISLLLRRPPGREAFPGDVFYLHSRLLERAAKLSDELGGGSMTALPFVETQAGDISAYIPTNVISITDGQIFLESDLFYSGVRPAIDAGLSVSRVGGSAQIKAMKKVAGTLRLDLASYRELEAFTQFGSDLDEATQSKLNRGKRTVEVLKQNVHEPLAVEKQVLILYALTHGFLDTIPVVDILRFERELFEYVDNNYPAIFDTIRTTKGLPNPEDMDKAIDEFKGIFSSSEFSVADEVKQS, from the coding sequence ATGAGTATAAAAGCGGAAGAAATTAGTTCGCATATTAAACAACAACTTGCTAAATACGAAGAATCGTTAACAGTAGATGAAGTTGGAACAGTTTCCTATGTTGGTGACGGTATTGCTCGTGCTTACGGATTAGAAAATGCCATGTCGGGAGAATTATTGGAGTTTGATAATGGTGTTTATGGTATGGCTCAAAACTTAGAAAATGATAGTGTCGGTATTATCATTTTAGGGGATTTTGAACAAATACGTGAAGGCGACAAAGTAAAACGTACACGACGTATTATGGAAGTACCTGTTGGTGAAGCATTAATTGGACGCGTGGTTAATCCCTTAGGACAACCTATTGATGGTATGGGCGAAATCACTACAACCAAAACACGACCAATTGAAGCAGCAGCTCCTGGTGTTATGGCTCGTAAATCAGTATCAGAACCACTACAAACAGGATGGAAAGCAATTGATGCATTAGTACCAATTGGACGTGGACAACGTGAGTTAATCATTGGTGACCGTAAAACTGGTAAAACCACCATTGCGATTGACACAATTTTAAATCAAAAAGATCAAGATATGATTTGTATTTACGTTGCGATTGGTCAAAAAGAATCAACTGTACGTAATCAAGTTGAAATCTTAAAAAAATATGGTGCAATGGACTACACAATTGTTGTGTCTGCCAGTGCATCACAACCAGCCCCATTACTTTATTTAGCACCTTATGCTGGAGCAAGTATGGGTGAAGAATTTATGTATAATGGAAAACACGTATTAGTCGTATATGATGATTTATCAAAACAAGCAGCAGCTTATCGTGAAATTTCATTACTATTACGTCGTCCACCAGGTCGTGAAGCGTTCCCTGGGGATGTCTTCTACTTACATTCTCGTTTACTTGAAAGAGCAGCGAAATTGAGTGATGAATTAGGTGGCGGATCAATGACTGCCTTACCATTTGTTGAAACACAAGCGGGAGATATCTCTGCCTATATTCCAACAAACGTTATTTCTATCACGGATGGACAAATCTTCTTAGAAAGTGATTTGTTCTACTCAGGTGTTCGTCCTGCGATTGATGCTGGGTTATCAGTATCACGTGTTGGGGGATCTGCTCAAATCAAAGCAATGAAAAAAGTTGCAGGTACACTTCGTCTTGATTTGGCAAGTTACCGTGAGTTAGAAGCCTTTACTCAATTTGGTTCTGATTTGGATGAGGCAACTCAATCTAAATTAAACCGTGGTAAACGAACTGTTGAAGTACTAAAACAAAATGTGCATGAACCATTGGCTGTTGAAAAACAAGTCTTAATTCTTTATGCCTTGACTCATGGATTTTTGGATACTATTCCTGTAGTAGATATTTTACGTTTTGAACGTGAATTATTTGAATACGTGGATAATAACTATCCAGCAATCTTTGATACGATCCGTACAACAAAAGGATTACCAAATCCAGAAGATATGGATAAAGCAATTGATGAATTTAAAGGAATTTTTAGTTCTAGTGAATTCTCTGTTGCAGACGAAGTAAAACAATCTTAG
- a CDS encoding F0F1 ATP synthase subunit gamma: MGGSLIDIKKRIASTKKTSQITSAMQMVAASKLTKSEQSSRRFQEYASKVRSMTTHLASSQLTAIDNSDFSGFEQEMEMYQQMLIARPVKTVGYIVVTSDKGLAGGYNSSILKNMLEIIKKDEEDGMNVVLMAIGGTGSDFFKHRDLPVAYELRGLSDYPSYSEVRRIVNSALQMYNSEMFDELYVCYNHHVNTLSSSFRAEKILPIVDLDAKEAETYEQEYTLEPSADAILNTLLPLYAESLIYGAVLDSKTAEHAARMTAMKSATENATNIIDDLTISYNRARQAAITEEITEIVGGAAALE, encoded by the coding sequence ATGGGCGGCTCACTTATTGATATTAAGAAGAGAATAGCTTCAACAAAAAAGACCAGTCAAATTACAAGTGCCATGCAAATGGTCGCAGCTTCTAAATTGACGAAATCTGAACAATCATCAAGACGCTTTCAAGAGTATGCTTCTAAAGTAAGAAGTATGACAACTCATTTGGCTTCTTCACAGTTAACTGCGATAGATAATTCTGATTTTTCTGGTTTTGAGCAAGAGATGGAAATGTATCAGCAAATGCTTATTGCTCGACCAGTTAAAACAGTTGGATATATTGTAGTAACTTCTGATAAAGGTTTAGCAGGTGGTTATAACAGTTCAATTTTAAAAAACATGTTAGAAATCATCAAAAAAGACGAAGAAGACGGCATGAATGTGGTGTTAATGGCTATTGGAGGAACAGGTTCAGATTTCTTCAAGCATCGTGATTTACCAGTCGCTTATGAATTAAGAGGATTAAGCGACTACCCAAGTTATAGTGAGGTAAGACGTATCGTAAACTCTGCTTTACAAATGTATAATAGTGAGATGTTTGATGAATTGTATGTATGTTATAACCATCATGTTAATACACTATCCTCATCGTTTAGAGCAGAAAAAATCTTACCAATCGTTGACTTAGATGCTAAAGAAGCTGAAACGTACGAACAAGAGTATACTCTTGAACCTTCAGCAGACGCTATTTTAAATACGTTACTGCCCCTTTACGCTGAAAGTTTAATATATGGAGCAGTTTTAGATTCTAAAACTGCAGAGCACGCTGCCCGCATGACTGCTATGAAGAGTGCCACAGAAAATGCGACAAATATCATTGATGATTTGACCATTTCTTATAACCGAGCACGTCAAGCAGCCATTACAGAAGAAATCACAGAAATTGTTGGTGGAGCAGCTGCTTTAGAATAA
- the atpD gene encoding F0F1 ATP synthase subunit beta, producing the protein MKVGKIAQVIGPVVDVAFPLDQALPDINDALIVYKAGSKDKVVLETTLEIGDGIVRTIAMESTDGLQRGMEVLHTGGPISVPVGPETLGRVFNVLGETIDLGEPIGDEIERDSIHAKAPAFDELSTNSEILETGIKVIDLLAPYLKGGKIGLFGGAGVGKTVLIQELINNIAQELGGLSVFAGVGERTREGNDLYFEMKESGVIKKTAMVFGQMNEPPGARMRVALTGLTMAEYFRDEEKQDVLLFIDNIFRFTQAGSEVSALLGRMPSAVGYQPTLATEMGQLQERITSTKDGSITSIQAIYVPADDYTDPAPATAFAHLDATTNLERRLTEQGIYPAVDPLASSSSALEPDIVGEEHYKVATEVQRLLQRYKELQDIIAILGMDELSDEEKVVVGRARRVQFFLSQNFHVAEQFTGQPGSYVPLNETIKGFRAILDGEYDHLPEEAFRSVGRIEEAVEKAEKMGY; encoded by the coding sequence ATGAAAGTAGGAAAAATAGCCCAAGTCATTGGTCCCGTTGTTGACGTGGCTTTTCCATTAGACCAAGCATTACCTGATATAAATGATGCGTTAATCGTTTATAAAGCTGGAAGTAAAGATAAAGTTGTGTTAGAAACAACTCTTGAAATTGGTGATGGAATCGTTCGAACAATTGCAATGGAATCTACAGACGGACTACAAAGAGGAATGGAAGTTCTTCATACAGGAGGTCCTATCAGTGTTCCAGTTGGTCCTGAAACATTGGGTAGAGTCTTTAACGTATTAGGTGAAACTATTGACTTAGGTGAACCTATTGGAGACGAAATTGAAAGAGATAGTATTCATGCAAAAGCACCTGCTTTTGATGAATTAAGTACAAACTCTGAAATATTAGAAACAGGAATTAAAGTTATCGATTTACTAGCGCCTTACTTAAAAGGTGGTAAAATTGGACTGTTCGGTGGTGCCGGAGTAGGCAAAACAGTGTTAATTCAAGAGTTGATTAACAATATCGCTCAAGAATTAGGTGGATTATCAGTGTTTGCCGGTGTTGGTGAACGTACGCGTGAAGGTAACGACCTTTACTTTGAAATGAAGGAATCTGGTGTTATCAAGAAAACAGCCATGGTGTTTGGACAAATGAACGAGCCACCTGGTGCCAGAATGCGTGTAGCTTTAACTGGTTTGACTATGGCAGAATATTTCCGTGATGAAGAAAAACAAGATGTGTTACTATTTATTGATAACATTTTCCGTTTTACTCAAGCAGGTTCTGAAGTGTCAGCTCTTTTAGGACGTATGCCTTCAGCCGTTGGTTACCAACCAACGTTAGCAACTGAAATGGGACAGTTACAAGAACGTATCACTTCGACAAAAGATGGATCAATCACATCAATTCAAGCGATTTATGTTCCTGCCGATGACTATACTGACCCGGCTCCAGCAACAGCCTTTGCGCATTTGGATGCAACAACTAACTTGGAACGTCGTTTGACAGAACAAGGGATTTATCCAGCGGTAGATCCGTTGGCATCATCTTCAAGTGCCTTAGAGCCAGATATTGTTGGTGAAGAACATTATAAAGTGGCCACAGAAGTGCAACGTTTATTACAACGCTATAAAGAATTGCAAGACATTATTGCGATACTTGGTATGGATGAGTTAAGTGATGAAGAAAAAGTAGTAGTAGGACGTGCTAGACGTGTCCAATTCTTCTTATCACAAAATTTCCACGTGGCTGAGCAATTTACAGGACAACCTGGTAGCTATGTACCATTGAATGAAACAATTAAAGGATTTAGAGCAATCTTAGACGGCGAATATGACCACTTACCTGAAGAAGCCTTCAGAAGTGTTGGGCGCATTGAAGAAGCAGTTGAAAAAGCAGAAAAAATGGGCTACTAA
- a CDS encoding F0F1 ATP synthase subunit epsilon — protein sequence MSTFMVNIVTPDGLIYEHEAKFLVANTQAGSLGILPKHCPLIAPLKIDAVRIDREENVNDWVAVNGGVIEVRDNVVSIVANSAETGENIDISRAEQAKKRAEQKIEAAKNEQNQSIDMARAEIALYRALNRLNVANKRR from the coding sequence ATGAGTACCTTTATGGTTAATATTGTTACGCCAGATGGATTGATTTATGAGCACGAAGCAAAATTTTTGGTTGCAAATACTCAAGCAGGTTCGCTTGGTATTTTGCCCAAACATTGCCCGTTGATTGCCCCTTTAAAAATTGATGCTGTACGGATTGATAGAGAAGAAAATGTTAACGACTGGGTTGCAGTAAATGGTGGCGTTATTGAAGTGCGTGACAACGTGGTTTCAATTGTTGCTAACAGTGCTGAAACAGGAGAAAATATTGATATCTCACGAGCTGAACAAGCTAAGAAGCGTGCAGAACAAAAAATTGAAGCTGCTAAAAACGAGCAAAATCAATCGATTGATATGGCTAGGGCTGAAATAGCACTCTATCGAGCGTTAAATCGGCTTAATGTGGCGAATAAAAGAAGGTAA
- a CDS encoding DUF1146 family protein, with protein MSVFGIDALVRILSHFIFIYLTFWTLNSLRLDVLFKKGVQYDRQIRLAYVFLSVAIGFQVSNFFLEVIFLVRNFFEGMVL; from the coding sequence ATGTCAGTTTTTGGAATTGATGCGTTAGTTAGGATCTTGAGCCATTTTATTTTTATTTACTTAACCTTTTGGACGTTAAATTCGTTGCGACTTGATGTTCTATTTAAAAAAGGAGTACAGTATGATAGACAAATCCGTTTAGCATATGTTTTTTTATCTGTAGCAATTGGGTTTCAAGTGAGTAACTTCTTTTTAGAAGTAATTTTTCTAGTGCGAAATTTTTTTGAGGGAATGGTTCTCTAA